In Maniola hyperantus chromosome 13, iAphHyp1.2, whole genome shotgun sequence, one genomic interval encodes:
- the LOC117987472 gene encoding uncharacterized protein yields MVRSFAVLLAIYLVETHSFQSKFKVFEIRKTKDGDNRVDYQYYDPEFERIQSAIHREKDNKRLMRLANEIINRLHSLSQREKNSKDSTSSESDPGFVDETRSLVVIPSDDVVYNTRPDQENILQKLIQSALRTGSDDVEDRTAPPIHRIPYDYGNK; encoded by the exons ATGGTGCGATCGTTTGCTGTTCTTTTAG CCATATACCTGGTCGAAACACACTCTTTCCAATCAAAGTTCAAAGTCTTTGAAATAAGAAAAACAAAAGATGGCGACAACAGAGTCGACTATCAATACTACGATCCTGAATTCGAGAGAATACAATCAGCCATACATAGAGAGAAAGACAATAAAAGACTTATGAGACTTGCTAATGAAATTATAAACAGACTTCATAGTTTATCACAGCGAGAGAAGAATTCAAAGGATTCAACAAGCAGTGAGAGTGATCCAGGATTTGTTGATGAAACTAGAAGTTTAGTGGTAATACCTAGTGACGATGTTGTATATAATAc GAGACCCGATCAAGAAAATATTCTTCAGAAGCTTATTCAGTCTGCCCTACGGACCGGCTCTGATG atGTAGAAGACAGAACAGCTCCGCCTATACATCGCATCCCTTATGACTATGGCAACAAATGA